A region of the Mesotoga infera genome:
TGAATGGAGTGCTAACGAAGTTCCTGTATGCTCTAAATGCAATTAAGGATAAAAAAGCTGAATGATTCATGTGGAGGTGTGGTAAGATGACTAAGGAAGAACTAATAGGTGCAATAAAGGAAATGACAGTAGCAGAGCTTTCTGAACTTGTGAAGGCCTTAGAAGAGGAATTCGGTGTTAGTGCGGCAGCTCCTATGGCTGTAGCGGCAGCGCCTGCAGCGGGTGGCGCGGCAGCCGAGGAAGAAGAAGAGCAGTCTGAATTCAAGGTTGTTCTCAAGTCCTTTGGAGCAAAGAAGATCGATGTTATTAAGGTCGTAAGAACGATAACCGGACTCGGACTGAAAGAAGCCAAGGATCTTGTCGAGAAGGCTGGAACACCGGAGGGCGTCGTTAAAGAGAACCTTCCGAAAGTGGAGGCAGAGGAACTGA
Encoded here:
- a CDS encoding 50S ribosomal protein L7/L12: MTKEELIGAIKEMTVAELSELVKALEEEFGVSAAAPMAVAAAPAAGGAAAEEEEEQSEFKVVLKSFGAKKIDVIKVVRTITGLGLKEAKDLVEKAGTPEGVVKENLPKVEAEELKKQLEEAGAEVELK